The window atgttttgaaatggggGCTTTGTCTAAGATCGTCAGGGGGCTCCAGGGTACCCTCTGAGGAAGGTGTGGGTGCCAGATAAGGAGAGACACAGGATTCCTTGACCCTCAACAAGCCGCTAGAAACCTCTGGAAGCTTCTAAAAAACTCCTTCTGCTGCCTTTGATCAACAGGTGCATTGCTGAGAGGCTGCTGAAGCTATTCCAGCCCTTGGACTGTtattccctgctgctcttccaaGAAGGCACCAATGACATAGCCAGACTTGGATCTACAGGCCAGCCAGCCTCATCTTGATCCCTAGGAACAAGaaggagcagctaatcctggaaaccatttccaggcacgtGAACAACAAGAAAATCACCAGGCGTAGCCACCATGGATTCCAGAAGGAGACCAACCTGATAAACTTCTGCAACAAAATGACTGGCCAGGTCCCAGAGATTGAGGGAAGGGCACCTAGTATCCAatttatggtttattttttttctttttatcatatcACAAATCTTTCTCTGGGTATGGGTTTCCTGATAAGAAAACCATTTCCCAGTTCTGGGTGCAATCTACCACAGAGGCACTTATAAGGGAAGGCGATGagggcaccttgcccaccgagaTCAAAAGGATAATGCAATCCCTGAAAAAGGATTTCCAGTCTCGGTGGCGTTTGCTTACGTTCACTTATGACCTCACCAGCagtaaagccacagcttttgttgTGACAATACGCAATGCTTCGGTACCCACCATACGCCCAGTCATTGCGCTGGGATTAAGCCACCGTGGAACCGTCCTCTGTCCCTTAGAACATAGAGTACGGGCCCAAGAGCATGGGAACAAACGGCAAACCATTGATGTTTACGCGTGTGGTGTATGGGACCATGGTTCCGCACCAAAATTTGGCAAAAGATGAAACAAATGATGTCAATAATTTGACTAGAGTGTGGCAATGAAGGGAGACAGTCTCACGGTGTGAGGGCTCGGCAGGGAAAACAGCCCCGGCACAACAGCAGGTGGAGGAGCAGAGCCCGGGCTTTGTCCCCGGGAGGTTCCCCAGGACCTTGCTGGCCAAGCAGGGTCAGTGCTCCGCAGACCTCCCTCTGTCACCTGCAGACCTTCCTCTCTCACCTGAGGACCTCCCCTGCAGGGATGGAGTGCCCACACAGCAGGGAAGGCATTTGAGGGGCGAGCGTCACTGGGGTAACTGCCTTTGGAGCAGCCCCTCTGTCCATAAAGAACTCAAAAACCTCTACACCTTCATGTTAGTGTCCCTGCTTCTTCTCCAGGTGCGGCTGAAAATGTAATTCCCTGTAGCAAAGGGGGAAACCCCTTTGCCCATGAGTGACATGGGCTGACCCCgggaggcagctgagccccacGCCAATAGTGGATGGAGGAGAGGAcgggaagggtaaaagtgagacaaTGCAtcggtcgagataaagacagtttaataggtgaagcaaaAGCTGCCTGTGCAAACAGGGAAGGGGCACTTGGGGATCTCCTGGTgtgaagagagggaagagggggtGAGCGAGTAGAGAGCAGGACATCACGGCAGGCAGAACTTCCTCACGGCTTCAAAGTGAGAAGAGCCTTGGGTGGGAAAAGCTCCATTGCAGAGGATGCCTTTCACCTGCCGCTCCCTGGATCGCGGGCTCACTCCTTCTGGGTCACTCTGCCTGGGACTGACGCCAAGCAAACCAGGTCGCGCTCACCACGTGGATTCCTGGTTTACTCACAACCTCCGTGCTACTTCCCGCAGCTGCAGAAAGTGCGACCCTAGGATATCAGCCAGCGGGCATAAACCTCGCTGGTCATGTTTCCCGTAGCCCTGGTGAGGAGGTCTCTACACGAGGTGTGCTACGTTCCTCCGTGACGTGTTCTGAGACGGGCAAAATGCTCCCAGACCTGTCTGTTGGACTTTCTGTGCCCCGGGCCACCCCGGCTTTAGATGTTCCCTGTGCCTTCAGATGGAGTGAGAGACCAGGtgctctgggaaggaagaggagaacatCTTCTCCCGGAGGAGACATACATGAACATAGCAGATAGAGCGGTACAAGCAGACAGGGCGGTCACTTCTGCACTCCGTGGCAAGCATATTgcaggaaaagctttaaaaattctaACAGATTTCTACGTGGGGACACTacacacctctcttcccttgttaCTAGAGgggttttaaagaaaatcttcatgGTTACCTCCAGCGGAATGCCATAATCAGCGTAAACACATAAGAAAAACACCTCAATAGTCGCTTGAAGAATTTCCACCAGTTGCAGTTATTATTGCCATATCCCTGCTCCTGTCCAGAGCCTCCAGAGTGCCCCGAACCCCATCCAAAGGGGCCTCCGTTACCACCAAAGGGTCCCGGACCCCGTCCAAAGGGGCCACCACTCCCACCGAAGCCACCATTGGAACAGCCGCTCTCTTCCTGTGAAAAGAGTCAGATTGTCAGCAAGGGCACGGTGCGTGCTGTGGGAGCGGCACAGAGCCAAGAATCAATGGGAGGGACCCAGCTGGGACCCCTTCGCCATTCCTGCCTGCTAGCCACGTCGTGGCACCTGCACCCTCCCACTTCGTACCTTCGATTTACGTTTGCTGGTCTTTGGGTGCTCCTCCCGCCGCTTCTTAGGCTGATCCTCCAGCTTCTTTCTCAGACGAGCCACCTCTTCTTCAGTGCTGTGCAACTTGTCCTGCAACTTCTGCTTGTCTTCAGCCTCCTGCTTCCACCGGGCATCCCACTCCTGCTGAGCCTTCTCATACTGCTGTTGCACATCTGGGGACGGAGAAAGAGAGGTgttgcaaaggcaggagctgagcccacCAAACCCCCAAGGAGTACTGTTGTGTGCCCCCCACCAAGCTTGGCCGTCTACAGGCAGTGACATTTCTCCTGCCCACAAGTTACCTTTCAGCTCCTTGTCCTTCTTTTCCAGGGCGAGGTCTATGTTGAGGATGTTCTTGTCCAGAGCCTCTCTGCGTTGGAGGAACTCCTGCAGGACGGCATCAGCCTGTAGGAGCACAGGTAGAAGAGGAATCAAGGgcagaaacagcagctggggGGAAATGGTTACgtgggggaaggggatgggacgTGGAGCCTCTTCCCGGCAGGGGAGCTGCTCTTGTTCCTACCATCACCCCCTTGCCAGGCAGTTCCCCATATTTCTCCAACAGCGCCTGCTGGTCTCCTTCGAACAGCTGGTGACCCCCCGGCACATTGTAGACACCATCGGTGATTTTTCTGTCCAAGTCCTGGAAGAGGTCCCTGAGCGCGGCCTCGCACTTCTCACGGGACGCCTGCTCGTTGTCCCTGCAGAACTTGTCCTTGATTGCCTCCACCTGGCACTGTCcggaaaggggcagagggaaggaatcagcccaggctgagctgcggCCACCGCTCTCACGCCGGGCAAAAATCAAGCCCTGTTGACATGGAAACTGGGATCGCCAGTCCGTGGGGTAATCGGCCGGGAGGAGACACAGGGGGAGGCCATTCTGCGCTCAGGAACATCTCTGGACCAAggtgcccaggagcagagagcacgCCAGGGACCACGGGCTTCACAAAAGACAGGGGCAAGAATTAGTCGGCAGGAGAGGGGAAGCGTGGAAGGCTACAGgcttccagccagggcagagacacatctgggctggggcaagagagcgggcagggctgagcctcgTCCCCTTTGCAGCACGGCTTTTGAACCTAGGGAGAAGAGGTGGTGCAGCAGGACAACTGACAGCCTGCAGAACGTGAGAGCGGGCCTTGGGACCGAGTCTGCTCTGCACAGGGCACAGCAGTGtcctctggcaggaggcaggagaccccCTCCCCCCAGGACCATGCTGTTTCCCCAAAGCTAAGGGGATGGTGGCGTCCCTGGGGGaatcctggctgggctggggaccaccTACTGTAAGATCTGCCAGGAAAGAGCAGATCTCCTCCTCGAACGCCTGTTTCTGGAACAGCTCCAGCGTCTCCCGCTCGCACTGGGTGTGCAGATCCAGCAGCTCCTGAACCGTCTCCGTCGGCAGCTTCACTCGCCGCTCCATCAGGTCCTGGTACAACGTCACAGCCTCTTTCACTGCCGCTGCATTTACAGTCTTTGCCAGGGCGAGCACCGCGCTCTCCAGGCACGGCACTGCCCCGCTCCGGATGGTCTCCACGTAGCTCTCTGCCAGtttccccagcactgccaaggaggACCAAGGATGAGAGATCTGCAGCCTGAACAAAACACCGGCTCCCGCTCGCCGCTGGCTCCTGCCatatccctgctgcctgcctgccacagccttcctgaacttcctttcctctttcccacccCGTCTACAGCATCCAGCGGCTCCAGatccacaggcagggacagcagccagcagaaaacctctccctttccccacctccaccaTTTGGCTGGGCATTTGATCCTTCCCCAGAGGCAGAGCCAAGGGATGCTGGCCATCCAAccctctgcacagcagcactcaCGGGTCCCTGTTATGGTGCGGCCGCAAGGGATGGTCTTAGGCGGAGACTTTTCCCAGATGTGGCTGCAGAATTTCTCCACCTGCTCCCGGAATTCACAATCGATCTCATCGTCCTGAAGCTCCTCCAAGCGAACCAGGTCCCTCCTGTGGGCCGGCTGgtaaaaaacaaagcacttgCGATCCCGAAAGAACCGGCAGATGCATTCCCGGGGCTGGTTGTAGCGTTGGGTCTCTGGGCTGCTACCTGTGGGGTAGGAGCACACGGAGCAAGTTCACCAGGGCTTGGGCTGTTGTTGACTtacactgaaatgctgctggggTTGGAcgtctccagcagcacagcaccattcCCTTACCAGCCTTTAACTTGAGAGCATTCTCCAAGTATTCATCCTCAGAGATTTCCTTCCCAtccacctccagctgcagtgTGAAGTCCCGGACCGTCCACACAAAAGTCGGGAAGATGGGGGCAACGTTTTCTGAATCCTCCAGTTCATCTTCGCTCTGCTCGGGTGCTGCTTTCAACTTGACCTGCTCAGTCAGCTTCATCACATAGCTAGGGAGCTGGCTAAGGAAACAGGGACCTCAGCTCTGAATGCAGGGGCATCGCCACCCTGCAACCGCTCAGCACTTCACGGGCAAGAGAGGAGACTCTGCGGGGACAGAGAACAGCCAGGAACCGccggaaggaagagggagaaaaccccTCAGCCTGGAGGTCCACCACGTGGCACTCCTAAGGACTCAAAGCatatcactgggcaccaccagaAGGTCCTTTGGCTGTTTGAGGAACTAGGATTTGTCAAGCCCTTGCCCACCACTCAGGGAGAGGAgggcatccctcctgctgctgtcccacCAAGGATACTGCAGCTGGTCCACGGCTTGCTGGTCAATGGTGCCTTTGCTGTTGTAGATCAGggtgctggagagcagcatgGTTAGCACAAAGATCCACATGTCGTTCTTCATGTCACCCTGGAGGAAGTACCCTTGGCTGTTACCAACAAGACCCCCTAAGTCTTGGGGGCAAAGCCCCACATGCCCAGACCCTCAATGCTCCTTACCGACAGGCCACGGCAAGACCAGGTCTTGGAGAGACCCACCCCCATGCCATCACCACCTCCTTCTCGAGCTGGGCTTATCCTCAGCTCTTAACTCTCAGGGTCCCACACACCTCTAGCAAAGTGCTCCCTGAGCTCCTCTGtcctgttctgctgctctttcccagaaaagcagaggagtttGGCACCTTGCCTGCCCCAGCCTCCTTCCCCATGGCCTCTGGCTCTTCCCAGCACGCTGGCTGAAGCCACCACAGGTGGTGGGAACCCCCCTGGCCTCTGGTCACCATGGCTGGTGACAAAGTGCTGGGAATGTGCAAAGGCAGCGGCCGCTTCTTCCACACCTTCTCCACATCACCCAGCCCTTCCGTGTCCAGCAGCACCAGAGTGTGTCCAGGCTTGCACGGGTGAGGTACACACCACATCCAGATACCCCTGGTGTGGGACTGCACACCACTGCCCAAGGAGAAACCTGTGGGGAGGTCGCAAGGGTCTCAACAGCGTTCAATACAGGTACGTTGGGCATCCGGGGCTGGGACCTCTCTCACCTTTCCTCTGACAAGCCAGCCTGTTCATGAGGTAGGACTTGCCAGTGCGGTACAGCCCTgtgatggccaccaccaccacgggcTGGGTGATCCCTGACAGCACCTGCAGGGCCTCCTGCTGGACCACCAGCCCCTTCGTCTGCGTGTTCTCAATGAGGCACACGGGCTCCGGCACGTGGATTTCAGATGCCATCGCTGACAGCAAacacagcctggagaggagactGCAAGATGGGACGGTTAACACGGTGGGGACCTTCCACctgcctcctctttttccccattgcAAGCGCTGCTGTGAAGACAACGATGGCCCTTAGACGAGGTGCACAGCCCCTTCCCATTTCCCTCCCaacagaaacagctgcatttcgGAAAGCCTGGCGGGATGGTGGGACTGCTCTGCACTATGTCCTAAGCACCGCTTTGAAGTTTGCTGAGTGGAGAAATGTGCAAAAATGGGGGTGGGACATAGCGATGGCCTCAGGCAGGGCTCGAGACAAGAGGATCAACTGGAGAGTCACACCAGCCCCAAGGAAAGGAGAGGTCAGGTGGCGAGGCTGAAGCTGAGGGGAGCACCCCaagaattttttcattaatttcttatgCCGAACCCCATCAAAGCCCCTCTCACCCTCCACTGTGCCTCCCACAGGGACGTGCGTGCTGCTGGCCCATGCAAGGCAcccatctctcctttcctccccccacacGTTCATCACTGATGCCCTGGCGTCCCTGTCCCTTGTTGGGGTCCCTGTCACTtgctggggtcagcaggagccattccacagccccagcgtccagggctgcttgcacggggtggggaggaggcatcaGGGGAAGGGACTCACCGTCGTCTTgtcgcctgccctgggctgcaagagctttgctgcagcctggctcctgcccgcctttgtcctgtgccctgggcctgcACCTCCCCTCCTATTCCTGGAAAGGAAATGAGTCAGAGGCGAAAGTGAAAGCCATCAGCTCAGAACCAACACTCCgagcaggcaagacagagat is drawn from Chroicocephalus ridibundus unplaced genomic scaffold, bChrRid1.1 SCAFFOLD_92, whole genome shotgun sequence and contains these coding sequences:
- the LOC134509587 gene encoding guanylate-binding protein 1-like isoform X4, whose translation is MASEIHVPEPVCLIENTQTKGLVVQQEALQVLSGITQPVVVVAITGLYRTGKSYLMNRLACQRKGFSLGSGVQSHTRGIWMWCVPHPCKPGHTLVLLDTEGLGDVEKGDMKNDMWIFVLTMLLSSTLIYNSKGTIDQQAVDQLHYVMKLTEQVKLKAAPEQSEDELEDSENVAPIFPTFVWTVRDFTLQLEVDGKEISEDEYLENALKLKAGSSPETQRYNQPRECICRFFRDRKCFVFYQPAHRRDLVRLEELQDDEIDCEFREQVEKFCSHIWEKSPPKTIPCGRTITGTLLGKLAESYVETIRSGAVPCLESAVLALAKTVNAAAVKEAVTLYQDLMERRVKLPTETVQELLDLHTQCERETLELFQKQAFEEEICSFLADLTCQVEAIKDKFCRDNEQASREKCEAALRDLFQDLDRKITDGVYNVPGGHQLFEGDQQALLEKYGELPGKGVMADAVLQEFLQRREALDKNILNIDLALEKKDKELKDVQQQYEKAQQEWDARWKQEAEDKQKLQDKLHSTEEEVARLRKKLEDQPKKRREEHPKTSKRKSKEESGCSNGGFGGSGGPFGRGPGPFGGNGGPFGWGSGHSGGSGQEQGYGNNNCNWWKFFKRLLRCFSYVFTLIMAFRWR
- the LOC134509587 gene encoding guanylate-binding protein 1-like isoform X2, with protein sequence MAFTFASDSLPFPEEGGGAGPGHRTKAGRSQAAAKLLQPRAGDEDDGGEVQAQGTGQRRAGARLQQSSCSPGQATRRRLLSRLCLLSAMASEIHVPEPVCLIENTQTKGLVVQQEALQVLSGITQPVVVVAITGLYRTGKSYLMNRLACQRKGFSLGSGVQSHTRGIWMWCVPHPCKPGHTLVLLDTEGLGDVEKGDMKNDMWIFVLTMLLSSTLIYNSKGTIDQQAVDQLHYVMKLTEQVKLKAAPEQSEDELEDSENVAPIFPTFVWTVRDFTLQLEVDGKEISEDEYLENALKLKAGSSPETQRYNQPRECICRFFRDRKCFVFYQPAHRRDLVRLEELQDDEIDCEFREQVEKFCSHIWEKSPPKTIPCGRTITGTLLGKLAESYVETIRSGAVPCLESAVLALAKTVNAAAVKEAVTLYQDLMERRVKLPTETVQELLDLHTQCERETLELFQKQAFEEEICSFLADLTCQVEAIKDKFCRDNEQASREKCEAALRDLFQDLDRKITDGVYNVPGGHQLFEGDQQALLEKYGELPGKGVMADAVLQEFLQRREALDKNILNIDLALEKKDKELKDVQQQYEKAQQEWDARWKQEAEDKQKLQDKLHSTEEEVARLRKKLEDQPKKRREEHPKTSKRKSKEESGCSNGGFGGSGGPFGRGPGPFGGNGGPFGWGSGHSGGSGQEQGYGNNNCNWWKFFKRLLRCFSYVFTLIMAFRWR
- the LOC134509587 gene encoding guanylate-binding protein 1-like isoform X3, encoding MAFTFASDSLPFPEEGGGAGPGHRTKAGRSQAAAKLLQPRAGDEDDGIGGEVQAQGTGQRRAGARLQQSSCSPGQATRRRLCLLSAMASEIHVPEPVCLIENTQTKGLVVQQEALQVLSGITQPVVVVAITGLYRTGKSYLMNRLACQRKGFSLGSGVQSHTRGIWMWCVPHPCKPGHTLVLLDTEGLGDVEKGDMKNDMWIFVLTMLLSSTLIYNSKGTIDQQAVDQLHYVMKLTEQVKLKAAPEQSEDELEDSENVAPIFPTFVWTVRDFTLQLEVDGKEISEDEYLENALKLKAGSSPETQRYNQPRECICRFFRDRKCFVFYQPAHRRDLVRLEELQDDEIDCEFREQVEKFCSHIWEKSPPKTIPCGRTITGTLLGKLAESYVETIRSGAVPCLESAVLALAKTVNAAAVKEAVTLYQDLMERRVKLPTETVQELLDLHTQCERETLELFQKQAFEEEICSFLADLTCQVEAIKDKFCRDNEQASREKCEAALRDLFQDLDRKITDGVYNVPGGHQLFEGDQQALLEKYGELPGKGVMADAVLQEFLQRREALDKNILNIDLALEKKDKELKDVQQQYEKAQQEWDARWKQEAEDKQKLQDKLHSTEEEVARLRKKLEDQPKKRREEHPKTSKRKSKEESGCSNGGFGGSGGPFGRGPGPFGGNGGPFGWGSGHSGGSGQEQGYGNNNCNWWKFFKRLLRCFSYVFTLIMAFRWR
- the LOC134509587 gene encoding guanylate-binding protein 1-like isoform X1, which translates into the protein MAFTFASDSLPFPEEGGGAGPGHRTKAGRSQAAAKLLQPRAGDEDDGIGGEVQAQGTGQRRAGARLQQSSCSPGQATRRRLLSRLCLLSAMASEIHVPEPVCLIENTQTKGLVVQQEALQVLSGITQPVVVVAITGLYRTGKSYLMNRLACQRKGFSLGSGVQSHTRGIWMWCVPHPCKPGHTLVLLDTEGLGDVEKGDMKNDMWIFVLTMLLSSTLIYNSKGTIDQQAVDQLHYVMKLTEQVKLKAAPEQSEDELEDSENVAPIFPTFVWTVRDFTLQLEVDGKEISEDEYLENALKLKAGSSPETQRYNQPRECICRFFRDRKCFVFYQPAHRRDLVRLEELQDDEIDCEFREQVEKFCSHIWEKSPPKTIPCGRTITGTLLGKLAESYVETIRSGAVPCLESAVLALAKTVNAAAVKEAVTLYQDLMERRVKLPTETVQELLDLHTQCERETLELFQKQAFEEEICSFLADLTCQVEAIKDKFCRDNEQASREKCEAALRDLFQDLDRKITDGVYNVPGGHQLFEGDQQALLEKYGELPGKGVMADAVLQEFLQRREALDKNILNIDLALEKKDKELKDVQQQYEKAQQEWDARWKQEAEDKQKLQDKLHSTEEEVARLRKKLEDQPKKRREEHPKTSKRKSKEESGCSNGGFGGSGGPFGRGPGPFGGNGGPFGWGSGHSGGSGQEQGYGNNNCNWWKFFKRLLRCFSYVFTLIMAFRWR